A stretch of DNA from Mugil cephalus isolate CIBA_MC_2020 chromosome 12, CIBA_Mcephalus_1.1, whole genome shotgun sequence:
tatgcttttttttttttttctcctttatgcAAACTTGATGCGAGATGCGGAAATACAGAGCTAGAGCCAGCAGgtgattagcctagcttagcccaAATACAGGAGTCTGTCTCTACAGGAGGTGTCTGTACCTGTCTGCACCTTTAAAGTTCATTATTTCACTGTGGTGCATCTGTGGTgcatcaaagaaaaacatagatATATGCAACAATGGTAGcttgtgctgttaaactgtgaaaaaaatccaaagaatACACATACATCAaagcatatactgtatatctttatgttttttcatTGAAGAAGGACCTGCTGGTTCGAAATGTCATGACAATAAAAGTCTAAACTGTTACACCTTTCATGATCCAGCACTCTGCACATAACTCATATCGGATGTACATGTCAGTCCAAACTTCTTCCAGTTTGTGCTGTTAAACCaggggttttcaaagtgtgggaTGGTGAATCTTACCTAAGAGAACTCAAaagcagccccccctccccgcaaaaaaacacaaattattgccttaatccgactataactggacaacttaagtgcacgtaaacaTGTTACACCTGCTAATAACGGAGTTTCCTTATCCGACAAAGACggataatgcgactggaaatagtttttctcctgcatgtatacaccttaatcagagtttaactagacaacagaagaagaagaaggtgaacagagccacctgagggatagcaccaccttatctgcaccaaaagtagcacgaacattaagtacgagattaaaaaagatgaactattatccatcttgttgtttgaaacaccGGTCTGCCACATTAGACTAcggttatttattatttggcgTAATAGgccaaccggaaagggggccgtattaacctgcaGAAAAGGcacacatcgccacctagtgtggaggaggaggacaactTCCCATCAGTTATTGTATTTTCTCCATTACATGTAAACTAGGACAATGGCCGCATTGAGAAAGTTTTGATCATAGCACAATAAAGCTGTGCATGCATCGTCAGGGCCAATACATGAAAagccaaactttaaataatcgAGGTcacatttcctccattttctgcCCATCAATCCATTTTGactcacactttgaaaaccgcTGTCGTCTTAAAGCATTTTCTTACAGAGCAACATATCAACCAATCagacatgtttacatttctgtcGGTGCATAAGTTAATTTTCACTTTTGAGACACTTTACTGACAGTGATGCAGCTTCAACATTAGCCTGTACTAAGCTAGTGTGCGGTGTTGGTGTATGTCACACAGAGCCGCTTTGCTTCACCACATCACATCTTACATTACCACAATTACCCTAATGCAAACAGCAAAACAGTCCTTGAAGCTGCGTGGTTCTCAGCGAGTAAATGCTCTCAGAGCCTATAAGTGTCTACAGTGGTGCTGAGGGCCAGACGTTTCCCCTCCTTACGGTCTTTAAACACGGCTCCAGCTCCGCAGCACTATCAGCCTTTTCATCTAATCCCATGCATGAGAGTAAATGTTTACACTGGCCGAGGtacattattatttgtatgcGGAGGCTCTcgccgcttcttcttcttctggggaCTCGCACGCAGCAAACTTTCATTAGCAGAAGAGTCTAATCTAAAGCTCCCAACTTCGAGCTGAGAGGAGATGAGCGCAATTAGATTTCTGCTAATCTGATCTCTCCCGCGGATGTATGCGCACATACGGAGCTAGCCTGCACACTGGACGTTTTAATTCCCTGACCCGTCCGTCTGTGGAATCTCAGCTAACATGTGTACGTACAACAACCTGAGGATATTTGCCCCGCGGGAGTCAGCTGACAACCAGACAACACGCACCCTCCGTCCCTAAACTAATAAGGCCCCTggagctgcaggaaacacagGAGTAAGTCCGTTTCCTGCAGCAGGAGGTTATCAATCTAACTAACGGGGCATCATCAGCAGTGTAAAGAAAGGAATAAGGAATGGATGGGAGTGTGGGAAGAAGGAGAGGTGAGGACAGAAaggtaagaagaaaaaaaaaagtgatgggGCACAGCAGGAGTGTTGGCGTACAGAgcgaaagaaaaagacaaatatacagGACGGATTATAAACGATCGGGAGGTTTTCGCAAAAGGACAAGCGGTGAAAGCTTCGTCCCTGGACGCGCAGccgaaaatgacaaaatgttgggggtgggggggtggaagagatgagaaaaatgttctttttagGGTTTATGACTCTTGGAGTAGAGTTAGGAGGTAGGAGCGTGTGCAGTTGCGGGTCTGTTTTAATGTCTCCCTTGGGTGTGAGTATTTGGCAGGACTCTCCCAAAGCAGCGCCGGTTAGCGTCTCGCCTGCCGTTCCCAGTCTGGCCGCGCTGCCTCGCTTCATCTCCGTCCAAAGTCAATAAACACAGAGTGAAGCGAAGACAGGCGGCAGCCCGGTCATGCACACAACAGCCCCGACTGCAGAAAGTTAAGACTAAATGACTTGTTCGACCGGGAGAAGAGATTCAGGTGTTCGATTCGGGATGCGGTAGGATGAAGACGCAAAGTGATAAATCCTCAAACTTCTGACGGTTCCAAACAGTGACTCACATGAGAAATTTACTGCCCGTCAGTCAGGCTCTCTTTATGCTCATTGTCATGGTTTAAAAGAAACCGGTGTTGACTGACGGTAGATGGAAAGTCAACCATAATTCCTTGAGTGTAAATCCCACCTTCAACCTgacctcctccatcctccatcatTCTATTTCCAGGATAACACTCATTATTCATACGACCACAGGAGGCTCGCTGTCAGGAAAAAACCTGAATCATTGCCGTAATAGACTGATTAACTTATTACTTTTACCATCTGGGGGCATCCGAACAAGCTGAAAACACATCACGGACGTAAATTATCGAAGTtatgaaattgaaaaaaaaaaaaaaaaaaaaaaaaaaagaaggagaagaatgaAATATAGTGGATGTGGGAGCTGAACAGGAAGTGGAGCGAGAGGGTAAGAGGCGGAGGATGCGATCTGACGGACGTGGTTATCAGCTGGACGTCCCCTCGCTTTTCCTTTCACATCAGCACTTTCCACGGGGGTCtgggctatttttttttaccccccccttccctccaccCTCCCATGAAACAGATGCTCTCACGCACAcgttatgatgatgatgatggttcCAGTTCACGGTCCCAGTTGGCTCTGACAAACAAGGGCATTAACGTACTTACTCCAGCTCACTGGCATAATACTCAAGCTTTGCAGCTGCAATTTAGCACATTAATATCTTAAAGACGTCCGTTATTAAGCAAACAGTAACAGCTTTACTGATGCAAAAACTGCACGGTTTTCCACTTTAAGCCCTAAAAATATGCTTTAAAAATCACAGTATGAGAGAAATGTTCACATCTACAGGGTTAAAAGACAAACTCgtgcatcaaaaacaaaaccatacGTTATAGCACATCTGGCTAGATATCAGTAAATGACTTTACTTCATGACCAAGaatctacaccgatcagccgcaacattatgaccaccttcctaatattgcgtaggtatCTCTCTCTAAGTGCCTGGGGatcatcatcccacagatacttgatcagattcggatctagtgaatttggaggccaggtcaacacctgttGTTCctaaagggttttttttgtgtgtgtgtgtgtgcgtcaggaggagtgtcattgctatggggtgggggtgagggggtgtctggtctggtctaggtgggtgcaaacatccacatgaatgaatgccaggtccaaaagtttcccagcagaacattaaattgtcacaaaatgatcaatgttatttaattctcctgtcggtggttttaatgttgtggctgatcggtgtatgtgtaAACAATCAGTACTATCTCATATTTATAGCTAATCTCTGTGGGGAAAAAACGCCTTTGGTTTTGACTATAAAAGCGATTAAACGATAGGTTCacatttattaaagtcaaatacTCATGTTAATATGTCCATTGAAAGAGTGTCTCATAATAATTTCCCTTGTTCATAGTGTATAGTCTAAAATTAGAGGAAACCATTTAAATCTAAGTGATGGAGGACTTCATAGTCATAGTAGCAACAAATATCTGCTCTATGTCGCTGTAAATTTGGAGGAAACCTGCATCTGTACTCATAATTATGTATCGATTGTTTTAAAACAGACTTCAATAAATGTGAAACTGTCCTTTAATCGACCGTCATTCACGACCACAACACTGCATCCACCAACACTGACGTACCACGAGAGAAGCCGAGGCACATCTTTGCTCAACAGCTGAAAACAGAGTGAACAAGATTCATATTTAAAACCCCCCAAACATCCCCAAATAAGGTGATCTCCACTAATCAATCAGggtttcatctgtttgtctgaGATATTACGTCATAATTAGGCCAGAAAAGCATAATATTCATAAACACATCACATTTCATGACTTAGTAGCAGATATGAGAGGCATAAATCCACATATAATTTATAATTCATTCAAAAATTTAACAGATTCATTGCAGTCTGGCAACTATAGCCatattattaggtacactagtgataACTAAtccagtcctgcactaaatccccccATCACGACCGTTACAATGTTCAGCATATATTGAAACAGCATGAGAAAGGTGGTAACTGATAATTTTGAAggatgtattattattatcagtgctGTTAAAttggattaaattaaactttaaaatgttttttattgagTCAAGCCCACTGACTGAAATGGGgttgccaaaataaataaaaaaataaaataaatagaaattcTATTCAATATACCTACAAACCACAGCcccagaaatgaaaacactggtAAATCAGCAGTTCTCTCAGTTAATTTAAACGCCGAACACCAAAAGTCTTCCTGAAGCTGTGATTTATTGCACGTCTCTTATATGAGATGCCTTAGAGTTTACTACAGCACCAATGAACTGAAGTAAGGATAAAACTCAATTACTCAAAGCTCCAAAACATTAAGATATAGTGGAACACAAAATCTAATATTGGagcttaacaaaaaaacaaagcattttaaatattcttaaaagtggaaaaaacaaaacatacaactTGAACATGCACTGGGGCTCTGGTTGatttcaaagaaaaatgaaaacatttggggacattttcaggaaTTCTGACCATTATTTCTGCTTCACTCACCCTCCAGTCTCGGCTCCTGAATCCACGCAGTCATCTTCTGTAAAGGTTTTCTCCATCTCAGAAGCTCGGCTGCGCAGCACTTATCTGCATTGTTTCGGCGTCCAAACGCACCGGGTGAAACGAGACATTCACAAACACGTCGAGGTTGGAGGCGACACGGTTAAACGAACGAGCGGAGAGTCTGAACCCAGCGGTCTCCGGCTGCTCTCATGAGCCCACGAAGGTTTAAAGTAGTTGGAGCAACAGGAGACTGAGTGACCCGTGTTTCTCTGCGTCAGCTGCGCTCTGACGTGACACCTTCGCGGGCCCTCGGAAACCTGACCACCGAAGGTACAAGCGTTTCCACACCTGACTGtgaaatcaaactaaaaaaatctcttttttaaAGAGAATTTTGAAGCTCAAAGCAGAAGTATTCATTGGACAAATATTAGTAAAAACCCACTGGACCAAACTAAGAGGCAGAGCTGAACGTAATCTGGACTGACTCTGACACCGAGGAcgtttataaaataaacaatgacaataaaaaccgaaaaattaattaattataaatatataacacagGTTGCACACCAAACACTAACAACAATTATTAGTATTGCTATTACTTGTGTTGATGTCTgagtatgtttgtgtacaagctggACACTCGATTTTCGCCCAGGGGATGAATACAGtactattctattctattctattctattctattctattctattctattctattctacgaataattaaaaacatcagCACTAATCTTAGAGAAACCATTTGGCTGATTTCAGTGGGTTCAGAGGGTTCAGAGTTGccatgtgaaaaaacaaacaaacaaacaaaataaataaataaataaaaactgaggaTGAAACCCTCCAACATCTTCTAATAGACTGTTACAGAACTCAAAATGAACACTGTGACTTTTAATGTTGTAACTTTAATGAGAAATCTGTCATGTGCTGCCTTTTTAAACGGAGCTGTGTTGGTTCTGGCTGTGAAAAGTacacaaatgtttcagaaaGCAGTTGTGTATTGCACGTTGTGTAGGCCAGCATTAGaagattatattttaaaaaatacaacactGTAGAATCTTTATCTTACTGcattgtttttgtattgttgattcataaaatacttttttactttttttttacataaaatacttttttttttttttttttacaacattttcactgttgtttcttgaaaaatgtgaattttgttTGATGTGAATTCAAATTATTTAACTAGGCcagcagcttttatttaaaaaaagaaaaggctaaGGTATTCACATAAAGCGGTCAAGGATTGTGAAAGACTAGTTTGCTGCTGGATTTTTACGAGCAGCACTTAAAGGCACCATCAGTAAGTGTGCTGCTTTGGCTCCAtcagcagagagaaagaggaaatgcaACATGTCTGTCAGACACACGTGGAATAAAAGCTCCAGATTTCTGAATTTATCCAAACATTCACGTTTCTGTTCATGATTTGAATGTATTATGTGTTTGCAGtataatgtcattaaaagtgTTACTACGTTGAGGATTACAGcttgtataaaaataaaaataaaaaaaacataaaaaaaacaagaaataattaATATGTGAAATGGAATTAACCAGTATCACGTTTTTGAAGTCAAAAAGCCACCACTTCACATGCATTTATGCATTTGTCCATGTAAACTAAgtgcatcaaaataaataaataaaataaaataaaataaaataaaaataaaaaaatatataatggaaatacacatttaatgaaATTGCAAATTAATAACAAGACATaagaaataatattaaatatacaaaatattgaAGTTTTGTAATATATACAGtaacaaaaagtacaaaataaaataaaataaaataaaaataaataataaaatgattagTATTCCATTTCCTGCACTATTCAGGGATAAATTGTCCAAACTCTTTCCCACTGCAGATACTGGTTGTCCTAGGCGCagctattattttattttatctcatcttgaTCTtatcttttctgattctgattctgaaattcCTATCTGaccatttttgtatttgtatatttttattatacagtatatatatatatttttattattatcagaatCAGATTCAGCTACATAAAACAAGAAGGTGaccaataaatattaattatttgacttggtatttttttcctattttatatataaacagaacttaaaaaaacacaaaaataaatcttgacCATCTTTACAAGATAAGAGCAGAAATATACACCGATGcggtttatatttgtttaagtTTGTATATTGAGTATATACAATGAATgcagtgattattatttttattgttgttatttcttttttttataaatagatatataatttatttttttttttttttaccagacaaTGCCCGATGACGTTAGAAATGATGACATCATCTCCCCGCGCCGCTCTTCCTGTGCACGTTGATGCTTTTTAGTGACTTTGCTGCAGACGCCGGATCATTGTTGTTTGTGGCTCGTCGTCGGGATCGTCCTCACAGGTTTTGCTCCCACCAGAGATGTCAGTCACAGAGATGTTCAGCTACATCCAGGGTTTCCTGAGCGCCGACCAGGACGTCAGAGAGGTACGAACCATGTGGAAATATCTGTGGGTATGAACGAAGCTGGCCACGCTGCTATCAACATCAGCTCCCAGAGACCGTCAGCTAGCGCCTTATTCCCTGAGATAACTTCCCTCTTAATGTCATTTCATCCAGGTTAATGAGAATACGTACCAAACGTGTCCCGTGCACTAAAATGTAATTCACATTTCGCCCCGTTGTcggttctttgttttgttttacgcGCGTTAAGTGACGTTTTTCTGTCGTTGGACCAAACtccattttaaaaatagttgATTTAATCCCGTGAACGTTTATTTGAGCAGATGTTGCTCCAGATGTGTCTCGCGTTCATTCACAATGTATCGCTGAAGGAACAAACTTCTACCAGATCGTTTTAAGATTCAGGAtttctttgttgtcatttccCCTATATGTTCAGggcacacagaaaaacacacataagaatattcagattaaaaatctTAATTAACAAAACAAGATacaaacagatacaaaataGACATTCTGAATAAAGTACCATATATTCATTTGTTCTCTAGTTTAATAACATTTAACCTGTGAATATGCAAATACTTTGTGCATTTAATCCGCGTTTAACTGCCTGAGGTCTCTGCATGTAAGGCAACAGCATCTTAAACTACAGGGACAAGACGATGGGAAAAAGTTAAAGTTccatttttgcttttgatttgCATCTTACGTCGAGTTAGGAATTTCCtcaaatgcatttaaaagtGTGCATTGAgtttatttggattttattagaACGATCACTTGCAGCGATGCATTAAAaatgctgtgttgtgtttttgtaggATATCCGTAAGGTGGTCCAGACCTTGGAGCAGACCGCCAGGGAAATACTGACAGTCCTTCAGAGCGTCCACCAACCATCTGGATTCAAAGAGAGTGagtaattaaatatataataatcaCTGTTCTATTTTGATCCAAATTATGTTTGCGTTTTTTTCTAATTTGCAATGAAAATCTGTTGCCTCCAGTTCCCAGCAAATGCACAAGGGCGCGGGAGTTGTTCTGTACGGTCCGGACCCAGATCTCAGACCTCAAAACCAAGTTCCCCGTGGAGCAGTATTACAGGTAGGAACCACTTTCTCCATGAAGGTTGTCACTGGAGCATTTACTGTATAGTCACGGcaaaaatgtctttgtcttttcttgtttaAACTTCGTaaattcatcatatttttttcataacttGGTTAGAATTTGTAACTTGTGTTTCACTGTACAATCTAAGAAATCGTTCATCTGTAGACGGTTTATTATCCAGGTGAGTTAGAGGCTTAACTTCTGTTTCTTTCATCCCTTCTTAGGTTCCATGAGCACTGGCGGTTTGTCCTGCAGCGTTTGGCTTTCCTGGCGGCCTTTGTTGTCTACCTGGAGACTGAAGCTCTGGTGACTCGGGAGGAGGTGGCTCAGATATTAGGCAGTAAGTATCAGTTGATCAGCTGACtaaaggcatttttctttttttagtacTGCAGGTTAGGGTAGATGCAGGGACTTATGCACAGAGCCTATGCAGGTTTGAGACGTCTAcgtcttttttttgcatgtcgGGTTAatttagtttctacttcctgcttcgctttccACTAAAACACTCTCCGAGCATGAGTTatacaaatgtctgtgtctTCAAACGTCCTCAGTtactgattctttattgatccaaaacaatcaattcgaaaatcGCAGTCGGAAATACCGAAGTGGaaacacagaagcataaacttTCGttaactttgttgtttgctctCTGCT
This window harbors:
- the tsn gene encoding translin, with the protein product MSVTEMFSYIQGFLSADQDVREDIRKVVQTLEQTAREILTVLQSVHQPSGFKEIPSKCTRARELFCTVRTQISDLKTKFPVEQYYRFHEHWRFVLQRLAFLAAFVVYLETEALVTREEVAQILGIEVVREKGFHLDVEDYLAGVLIMASELSRLAVNSVTAGDYTRPLRISNFINELDSGFRLLNLKNDPLRKRYDGLKYDVKKIEEVVYDLSIRGLAKEAEAVGDK